CCGGAAACGTGGTCTGGGCCGGGGAGGACGCCATCGCCGATTACCCCAACCTGCGCGGCCAGATCGTGCACGTCCATCTGAAGGACACCCTCCTCACGCCAGAAGGCTACACCAAGGCCGCCATCCTGGGCGATGGCAGGGTCGGATATCCCAAGCCGCTGGAGCTGCTCAAGGCCGACGGCTGGGAGGGAGGGCTCTCGCTGGAGCCGCACATGGGCACCATCTACCCGGAGGAGGAGCAATGGGCCGAGGGGTGCCGCCAGTGCCTGGTGAATCTGCGCGGCTGGCTGGATGAGCTGGGGGTGGAGTACGAGTAAAGCATAAAACGTAATAGAACGTAATAGAGCAAAGCGTGAAACGTAAAGAGCAGACGGGGAAGGTGAGAGCATGCGATTCAGCGCGGTGCCCATGATCTTCTTCAAGCCCATGGTTCTGGACCGCACCATGACGCTGGAGGCGTGGTTCCCCATCGCGGCCTCGCTGGGCCTGGACGGCACGGAGATCCACGACCGGTCGCTGGCGTCGTTCGATCCGGAGTACCTCGACCACATCGGCCAGGAGCTATCCGACCACGGCCTGGTGGTCTCGCAACTGGTCGGGGCGTCCGACTTCACCCATCCGGACCCCAACGTGCGGGAGCGGGAGATCGCCATCACCAAGCGGAACATCGACGCAGCAGCCCAGCTGGGGGCCACGTGCGTCCGCGTGACCGCGGGGCAGGCTCATCCCGGCGTCTCCCGAGAACAGGGCATCGCCTGGGCGGTGGCGGGCCTGCGAGAGGCCGTGGAATACGCGGAGTCTCGGGGCGTCTGGGCCGCCTACGAGGATCATTACAAGGACTACTTCTGGGAGCGCCCCGACTTTTCCCAACGGGGCGAGATCTTCCTGGAGATCCTCGATCGCCTGCGGGACACCCCGCTCAAGGTCAACTTCGACTTCGGGAACCCGGTGATGATCGGGGAGGATCCGCTGGCCCTGCTGCGCGAGGTGGTCGACCGGGTCGTGCACGTCCACTGCAGCGACCGACATC
The DNA window shown above is from Chloroflexota bacterium and carries:
- a CDS encoding sugar phosphate isomerase/epimerase, with the translated sequence MRFSAVPMIFFKPMVLDRTMTLEAWFPIAASLGLDGTEIHDRSLASFDPEYLDHIGQELSDHGLVVSQLVGASDFTHPDPNVREREIAITKRNIDAAAQLGATCVRVTAGQAHPGVSREQGIAWAVAGLREAVEYAESRGVWAAYEDHYKDYFWERPDFSQRGEIFLEILDRLRDTPLKVNFDFGNPVMIGEDPLALLREVVDRVVHVHCSDRHQGEYPHQIAGEGSVDFPAGFRILHDAGYDGWLSSEYNGTQGLEGLKRSLEYLRSTWAEVATSSST